GCTATCTAATTTTTAGATAGCTACTTTCTATTATTGTTTAATGTTTTCAGCTTCGTTAGTTGTTTTTTCTTCTATGTTTTTTTCTTCCGTAGTTTGCTTATTATTAGCTTCAGGCTGACTTCCTAAAGTTAAGTTATCAAACTCAACTATATCAACAAATCCTTTTTCACCTTTTTGATAAGTTATTTTCACTTTATCTCCTACTACTGTTAAAGGTATTTCTGTTGACACCTTAGATGTTGCATTAAATATTATACTTTCATTTGAATCGAGTGTCATATAATAGAATGTATTTCCTGATTTAACATCTGGGCTAATCCTTGTTATACTACCTTCTAATTTATCTGTTGTTGTATCATTTTCTATTTTTATATTATTTCCTTTTGATGCTAATACTTCTCTGTAATTTCTTAATGCTTCTTCTTTAGATTCACCTAATCCTAGTACACTAAAATCTTCAACTGATACAAATGATACCATCTTAACAAGTCCTGCCTTATCTTTTAAAGATGATACATATGTTGGTTTCCCTAAGATATTGTACATCACAGGGAAAGTAGCTTCATAATTTTTCTCTTGGACTTTACCTTCTGCAGATCTCATTGCAGCAGTTTCTGTTGCTCCTGGTTGTTTATATAGTTTAGCTTCTTTTGTTCTAGTATCTACTAACATAAATCCTATAGTAGATTCATCTCCACCTGATGAAGTTATTCCTGTATACCAATATGCCTTATTGTCATTTCCATATACTAATGAAGTTCCTTCAGTTGGAACTAAAACACCTTCTTCTGATATAACTGAATTTAAGAATCCTTTTATATATAATCCCCAATCATTTATTTGATTTGTTACAAACTCTTGAGGTTGTATCCTATCTATCCATTTTGGAGCATCTTTTATAGAATATCTTTTAGTTTCTCCAGTTTCTGCATCCACAGTTGCCACACCAACTGCATTTGCTCCACTATATCCTATCTTATGTTCATATAAACTAGCCACCCAATATGGTCTTCCTTCGTCATTTATTTCTAATGTAAAATCTGTCATACCTACATCCATTATTCCTTTTACGTACATATGTCTATGTAAATCTTGAAGGAAGTACGCTTCTGGTTGATAAACTATTTTTACAGGTTTATTATCTATTTCTTGAACTAGTCTAACATCTTGAGGATTACTTGCAGATACCATTACGTAACCGTTTGTTCCATCTAATGATGTTATCCATTTTATTATATCTCTATGTACTAATGGTGCTACCCAATATAATTCACCTTTTACACTTTGTATATGAAATTTACCAAGCTTAGATACACTTCCAAGTGCAGGAACTTCTCCTAACTTTTTATCTCCTAATTTCATAGCCATATCTTCATCTACTACTCTTATATTGTTAGTATTTACAGGACTTACATCCTTTGAAAATTCGCTTTCTTTAACTTCTCCAATTAAATTTCTATATGACTTAGCATGAAGTATTGGAGAAGATGCAATAAATGGTGCTGCTATACTGTATATTATTAGTATTATAGCTATCGAAAAATTATATTTAGCTATTTTAGATGTTTTTTCTCCCCTATCAAGCATCATATCTAATATTCCTGCTATACCAAAGAAAATTATAAGCACAGAAATACATGATATGAAATCAAACCTTAGTACTGGTAATTTAACAAATGCGTAAATAGCTACTATTAAAAAAGCTACACCATATGTTTGTATAAATTTTTTCATTTAATACTCCTTTCAAAACTATATCCTTATTAATTACATTATATCCATAATTTTCAAAAAAATAAATACCTCATATAAAATATGAGGTATTTTCTTCATTGTTTTATTAATTTTAAATATAATAGCTTATGCTTCAGCAACTCTAGTTATATATATAGGTTCTCTTGTTGAATATTTAGATAGTAATCCTTCATATTCTAGCTCTAATCCTTCTAAATTATAAAAGTCATTAGGTCTAGTTTCATATGCTGGTTTCTCTATTATATGTATATCACTTTTTTGCATCATATCAGCTACAAAGTGTGAACATACATACTTATACTCTTTTTCTCTTGGTCTATCTATTGATAAACATACAAGTGCTTTAACATCATAATCATATTCTTCTCTATTTTCACTAACATTCATTATATTCTTATATAATTTTTCATACTGTAAGTCTGTAACATCTAATGAGTACACCCTACACATAGTATTTGTCTTAATAGCATATAATCCTTCATTTATATTTTCTTCCACAAACCCTGCAAATATAGGAGTTTTAGGATTTAATCTTCCAAAGGAATACATAGGTCTTAACTCTTTATTTAAAGCTATAGATACGTGTGCATATGGGGTTTTACTTATATTTCTTATAAGATAAGATAATAATGTACCAGTATAAGTTGTTACGATATATATCTTTTTCATATTTCTCCCCCTTAATTTTTTAAATTAATACAACTATAGAATTATATCATAATCTATATATATTTGTAAATACATTTTTATTTGCTCTCTTTATGAATTTTATTATTAACTCGTTTTCCGATTATCCAAGATATTAAAATAGCAAAAGTAAATATAACTATCTTTTTAGGATTATAAAATAAATCACCAATATCTTCTCCAATATAACTTAAAAGTAAAAACATAACAAATTTACCACATACCATCCCAGATATAAATGTTTTTATATCAAATCCAACAAATCCAGATGTAATAGTTATTAAAAAATCAGGAATAAAAGGACATACATATGATATAAATATACTATTAAACCCTTGTTTTTTTATCCAAGATTTAATTTTAATTATTTTAATATTTTTTTCATACTTTGTAAAGAACTTAATTGTAGAAAATTTTTTAGCAACATAATATAATGCTATGGATGCAACGCTTGAACCAACCCATGATACTAAAAAACCCTTCCACATTCCAAGAACAAAAGCATTTGCTAAAACTATCGCTAAAAGTGGTAATACTGGAGCAAATGTTTCTACAGCTACTAATAAAAGTCCTATTACAGCAGCTAACAATTTATGATCTGCTATTGAGTATAATATTTGTTCCATAAATACATGCACCTAATTTCTGTCGTTTATTTTCATATGTTTTATCTAATATTAATTTTGTATTTAGATATAGCGTCTATAATATTATTAACTTGTAAGTTCAAATCTAGTATTATTTTATTTTCTTTTATTTCTATATTATTTAAAACTATTGGATATGTATAACTTTTGTCTATAGTTATAACTTTTCCATTTAAAGTAAATGGTATTTTATCTTTATATGAATTTAAATGGTTAATTAAAGTCTTGTCACTTAAATTAATTTTTCCAAGTTTTAAATTACTTACTTCTATATTTAAGTTGTTATCAGATATCTTTGGCATTAAATATGCTTCGATTTGACTATCTATAATTCCAAACGCCTTATACGGAGATACTATTTTAACCTTATCATTTTCAAGAATTATACTAGCATCTTCTAATTCAGTTATATTGTTTGTTTTCATTACTGAATAAACTATATCTTTAAATTCTTGTGATGTTATAGATATTTTTCCTTGTAAACCTAGAGGTTTTTTTGATATTTCAAAGTTGTCTATAGATGACTCT
Above is a genomic segment from Romboutsia lituseburensis containing:
- a CDS encoding TVP38/TMEM64 family protein; the protein is MEQILYSIADHKLLAAVIGLLLVAVETFAPVLPLLAIVLANAFVLGMWKGFLVSWVGSSVASIALYYVAKKFSTIKFFTKYEKNIKIIKIKSWIKKQGFNSIFISYVCPFIPDFLITITSGFVGFDIKTFISGMVCGKFVMFLLLSYIGEDIGDLFYNPKKIVIFTFAILISWIIGKRVNNKIHKESK
- a CDS encoding DUF2140 domain-containing protein, whose protein sequence is MNKGMKIITSIIIIVLVLLGGTYYALMPEEKVSVEKGKIITIEQLIKESSIDNFEISKKPLGLQGKISITSQEFKDIVYSVMKTNNITELEDASIILENDKVKIVSPYKAFGIIDSQIEAYLMPKISDNNLNIEVSNLKLGKINLSDKTLINHLNSYKDKIPFTLNGKVITIDKSYTYPIVLNNIEIKENKIILDLNLQVNNIIDAISKYKINIR